The genomic window CAAAAATTAGTGTGCTCATACACCGCGATTCATCGTAAACAGGTTGTACATGGAATCGGTGAACGTATGGGCGGTGGCTTTCGACATTTGCTCCGCCCAGGTTTGATCGAGCTGCGATTGAAATGCTTCCTCCGCCCGGCCGCCATACATAAAGGCTGGCTTGTCGTGCATTTTTTGCATCGATTTGATCATTTGGCCATAAAACGTTTCGCCCACGAACGAATCGAACGAGTCGCGCAGCGCATCGTTCTTGCCAGTTTTTTTGTTGACCGCACCGTTCAATGCGGCCAGTCCGGTTGGTTGCTGCGAGACAAGTTGATTGGGGTTAATTTGCAGAGGGCTCATGGCAAGCTCGTGTGCTAAAAATGGTTTGTATGTAGGAAGTCACTCAATTACTAATGTGCCACGAAGTTTTCCGTCGCGGTCCAACCCTTTAATGATTTCGATAATGTCGTCCGTGGGCACCTTCACGGCATTTAGCGCGGTCACCAGAGCCTTCAGTTTCGTGCTTGCCGTCGCTTGGGGGGCAGTATCAATTGGCACAAATCCCGGCGGGGGCGGCGTCGCGCTGTCGGTCGTCTCAATGACCATATTCTTGTGCGTGACCACGACCGCGCCGATTTCCACGTCGCCGCCAATCTCCGCGGCGCGATCGACGATGGCGGTTGGATGAATCTTGGCCATTGGGCCGCATTCTGTCCGACCGACACCGCCGGTTCAATGGGAACCCGCCGTCCGGGGCGCGGCGAGCGTTTCACTTTTTTGCCCAAGCTGGCGTCCACAGGGGTGAAGTTTGCACGGGATCGGCCAAGCCGGGATATTACGCGCCAATGGACACTCCACCTTCCCGCACGCGGCGAATCGCGCCATTCGCCATCGTTCTTCTGGCGCTTTCGGCCACCTGCGTACGCGCCCAAACCGGCCCGGCGCTGCTGGTCAAGCCGTGGCCCGAAAAAGAAGAACTGCTCGATTCCCACACCGAGGCGTTCGTCGCCGGCTCCGGCCACACCACGCGGCAGAACGACCGCTTTCAATTGTTCGATTACGAATCGGTCGGCCGCTTCCGCATCCTGCCGGGCAATGAGATCAGCCCGCGAATCGGCTACGACTTCACGTTGATGGATTTCCATACGACCAACAAGCGCCTGCCCA from Pirellulales bacterium includes these protein-coding regions:
- a CDS encoding flagellar basal body P-ring protein FlgI, with the translated sequence MAKIHPTAIVDRAAEIGGDVEIGAVVVTHKNMVIETTDSATPPPPGFVPIDTAPQATASTKLKALVTALNAVKVPTDDIIEIIKGLDRDGKLRGTLVIE
- a CDS encoding rod-binding protein, which gives rise to MSPLQINPNQLVSQQPTGLAALNGAVNKKTGKNDALRDSFDSFVGETFYGQMIKSMQKMHDKPAFMYGGRAEEAFQSQLDQTWAEQMSKATAHTFTDSMYNLFTMNRGV